In Devosia sp. 1566, a single genomic region encodes these proteins:
- the bsh gene encoding choloylglycine hydrolase produces MCTGANYTTKDHYFGRNLDLEFSYNETVTVTPRNFPFEFRRMPRLDTHHAIIGMATISDGYPLYYDATNEKGLSMAGLNFPGNADYKPEAPGQTNITPFEFIPWILGKFETVDQVRQELRAFNLVDISFSEAFPLSPLHWIISDRNKSITVESVRDGLKVYDNPIGVLTNNPTFDIQSFNLNNFMHLSRNPPEQHFSDQLSFDVYSRGMGAIGLPGDLSSSSRFVKAAFTKLNAISGDSESESISQFFKILESVAQQRGCVDVGNGKYEITIYSSCCNTDKGIYYYTTYENSQVTGVDMRKEDLDGSALAAYPLIKGQQIQMQN; encoded by the coding sequence ATGTGCACCGGCGCCAACTACACCACCAAAGACCATTATTTCGGCCGCAATCTCGATCTGGAGTTCTCCTATAACGAGACCGTCACGGTTACGCCGCGCAACTTCCCCTTCGAGTTCCGCAGAATGCCCAGGCTCGACACGCACCACGCCATCATCGGCATGGCGACCATCTCGGATGGCTATCCGCTGTACTACGACGCGACCAACGAGAAGGGGCTCAGCATGGCGGGGCTCAATTTCCCCGGTAATGCCGATTACAAGCCCGAAGCCCCCGGCCAGACCAATATCACGCCCTTCGAGTTCATCCCCTGGATCCTGGGCAAGTTCGAAACGGTGGACCAGGTCAGGCAAGAGCTGCGCGCGTTCAACCTCGTGGACATTTCGTTCAGCGAGGCCTTCCCGCTCTCGCCACTGCACTGGATCATCTCGGACCGCAACAAGTCCATCACTGTGGAGTCGGTGCGCGACGGCCTGAAGGTCTACGACAACCCCATCGGCGTGCTCACCAATAACCCGACCTTTGACATCCAGTCCTTCAACCTCAACAACTTCATGCACCTGTCGCGCAACCCGCCCGAGCAGCATTTCTCGGACCAGCTCAGCTTCGACGTCTACAGCCGCGGCATGGGCGCCATTGGATTGCCCGGCGATCTGTCTTCGTCCTCCCGCTTCGTCAAGGCCGCCTTCACCAAGCTGAACGCAATTTCGGGCGACTCCGAGTCGGAATCGATCAGCCAGTTCTTCAAGATCTTGGAGTCGGTGGCCCAGCAGCGCGGCTGCGTTGACGTCGGCAACGGCAAATACGAGATCACCATCTACTCGTCGTGCTGCAACACCGACAAGGGCATCTATTACTACACGACCTACGAGAACAGCCAGGTCACCGGGGTCGACATGCGCAAGGAGGACCTCGACGGCTCCGCGCTGGCCGCCTATCCGCTGATCAAGGGCCAGCAGATCCAGATGCAGAACTGA
- a CDS encoding SPW repeat protein, with translation MTTHIIIDVASGLLLLASPWLFGFADRVWWPHVLVGLSYIVISLLTARHSPVENTVRA, from the coding sequence ATGACCACCCACATCATCATTGATGTGGCTTCCGGCCTTCTGTTGCTCGCTTCACCCTGGCTATTCGGCTTTGCCGATCGGGTCTGGTGGCCACACGTGCTGGTCGGCCTTTCGTATATCGTCATCTCGCTGCTGACCGCGCGTCACAGCCCCGTCGAGAACACTGTTCGGGCTTGA
- a CDS encoding DUF2267 domain-containing protein: MTVPNEYRRASAEFDALLAAIAEEAGLATRHQAYTTLQGVLLAFRRRLTAQEGISFVQILPPMLRALFVMDWDPLAAPAPVLDRAAWRREVRELRPNHNISPPSAIEDVATVLWRSTDQSSFAECLDKLPPFAREFWAPAGSRDLSSASGSAGP; this comes from the coding sequence ATGACGGTGCCGAACGAATACCGGCGGGCTTCGGCTGAGTTCGATGCGTTGCTGGCCGCGATTGCCGAGGAAGCGGGACTGGCGACGCGCCACCAGGCCTATACCACGCTCCAAGGGGTGTTGCTGGCGTTTCGGCGGCGACTGACGGCTCAGGAGGGCATCAGCTTCGTGCAGATCCTGCCGCCCATGCTGCGGGCGCTGTTTGTGATGGACTGGGACCCCCTCGCCGCTCCCGCTCCGGTGCTGGACCGCGCGGCATGGCGCCGGGAGGTACGGGAGTTGCGGCCCAACCATAATATCTCGCCCCCGAGCGCGATCGAGGATGTGGCGACGGTGCTGTGGCGCAGCACGGATCAATCGAGCTTTGCCGAGTGCCTCGACAAGCTGCCCCCATTCGCCCGGGAGTTCTGGGCGCCGGCCGGCAGCCGAGACCTCAGTTCTGCATCTGGATCTGCTGGCCCTTGA
- a CDS encoding ester cyclase: MDRDEQLALYHRYLERCNQHLFAELGEFVAKDVRGSTEGLVNYVTGCFDVVAAFPDYRWSLQHAVADGDWLAARLIGTGTQSGTFRGIAPTGRVISTQELVMYRFVKGKITECWGDLHTTVRDELVSGA; encoded by the coding sequence ATGGACCGAGACGAGCAGCTTGCATTGTACCATCGATACCTTGAGCGCTGTAACCAGCATCTATTTGCCGAGCTCGGTGAGTTCGTCGCCAAAGACGTGCGAGGATCAACCGAAGGCCTGGTGAACTATGTCACCGGCTGTTTCGATGTGGTCGCAGCGTTTCCCGATTACCGCTGGAGTTTACAACACGCCGTTGCCGACGGAGACTGGCTTGCTGCTCGCCTGATTGGCACCGGCACCCAGAGCGGCACTTTCCGCGGTATAGCGCCCACCGGGAGGGTGATCAGCACACAGGAGCTGGTGATGTATCGCTTCGTAAAGGGTAAAATCACGGAGTGCTGGGGAGACCTCCATACCACAGTCCGGGACGAGTTGGTGTCAGGGGCCTAG
- a CDS encoding alpha-hydroxy acid oxidase, translating into MSAGDEVVGAASASSEFESLHEIVGKAHQVLLKEKWDSLTGGAETETTLKRNRLAIDSIAFKPRVLRNVGTVDLSVEHFGRKLRLPVFLAPTGPLSLFDSGGGATVVSAAQAFGIGHMLSSGCTPLETVAKAAPSALRMAQLYVRGDDVFVHEYIGRALACDCALVCLTVDSAVLARRDRDIANRYRTAGLGKWQGQAYQAGLDWRTVKLIKDTYDIPLALKGIATVEDARIAVDHGVDWIYVSNHGGRQLDHGRGTMDALPEIIDAVAGRAKVMVDGGFCRGSDILKALAIGANLVGLGRMQCYALAAGGEAAITRMLELMEDEMLRSMALLGVSTIGELDRSYLHPAVPVTIPGALSAFPLVDLS; encoded by the coding sequence ATGAGCGCAGGAGATGAAGTTGTAGGTGCTGCTTCCGCATCAAGCGAATTCGAGAGCCTGCACGAGATCGTGGGGAAGGCTCACCAGGTTCTGCTGAAAGAAAAATGGGATAGCCTCACAGGTGGGGCGGAAACGGAAACAACCCTCAAACGCAACCGTCTGGCCATAGATTCCATCGCCTTCAAACCGCGTGTGTTACGCAACGTCGGCACCGTAGATCTTTCCGTCGAGCATTTCGGCCGCAAGCTTCGACTGCCTGTGTTTCTCGCACCTACTGGTCCGTTGAGCTTATTCGACTCTGGCGGAGGAGCAACTGTTGTATCGGCCGCTCAAGCTTTCGGCATCGGCCACATGCTCAGCTCGGGATGCACACCGCTTGAGACCGTTGCCAAGGCGGCTCCCTCAGCTCTGCGAATGGCGCAGCTCTATGTCAGAGGTGATGATGTTTTCGTGCATGAGTATATTGGTCGCGCGCTCGCATGCGATTGTGCCCTAGTCTGCCTGACTGTCGATAGCGCGGTTCTCGCTCGTCGTGATCGAGACATAGCCAACCGCTATCGCACGGCTGGATTGGGAAAGTGGCAAGGTCAGGCCTATCAGGCCGGCCTCGACTGGCGAACCGTCAAGTTGATCAAGGACACCTACGACATTCCACTCGCGCTCAAAGGCATTGCCACGGTCGAAGATGCTCGTATCGCGGTCGATCATGGCGTGGACTGGATATACGTTTCGAACCATGGTGGCCGCCAGCTCGACCATGGCAGAGGTACGATGGATGCCTTGCCTGAAATCATTGATGCCGTAGCCGGCCGCGCAAAGGTGATGGTCGATGGCGGTTTCTGTCGCGGGTCAGATATCCTAAAAGCCCTCGCGATCGGTGCGAACCTAGTGGGCCTTGGTCGCATGCAATGCTATGCCCTCGCTGCGGGAGGTGAGGCCGCAATTACTCGCATGCTTGAGCTAATGGAAGACGAAATGCTCCGTTCCATGGCCCTGCTTGGTGTTTCAACCATTGGAGAGCTGGATCGGTCTTATCTGCATCCGGCAGTCCCGGTCACGATACCAGGCGCCTTGAGCGCATTTCCGCTCGTAGACCTGTCGTGA